The Bacillota bacterium genomic sequence TCATGCCTGCGAAGTTCCACATCAAAGCCACGCATCTGAAAGGTAATGACGATGTTCCGCTTTTCGATGAATGCGTTATTCAGATAGCTGCCGTTCATTCCTGCATAATTTGAAGTGCTGATTGTTCCTGTTGGCGGATCAAGTCCTTTGATTTTGGAGAACATATATCGGTTTGCAGTTTTGGACAGGCCGATTTTTTGACCTGCTTCGTTTTCAAGAATTAAAGTGTAGAACAAAATTTCACCTGCTTTTCATTGACAAAAAGATGATAATATGATATAATACTTCAAAATTGAACTATTCAAAAAAGAACAGGAGGACATATGAACTTCAGTATTGAAATCCCCAGAAAAATTTCACTTGCATACAGTAAAGTGTGTAAGCCACTTTGTAAAGAACTGGGTTTGTCGCAAACTGCATTTGATATTCTGATGTTTCTTGGAAATAATCCGAAATACAAAAATGCAAGAGATATTGTAGAGATACGCCATATCAAAGCAAATCTGGTATCGGTAAATGTTGAACGTCTGGTTCAGGAAGGCTATTTGACAAGACAGGCTGTAGAAGGTGACAGGCGTAAAACAGAATTACTGTGTACAAAGAAAGCCAAACCAATCATAGAACGAGGTCAGCAATTGCAAAAAATGTTTTTTGAAAAGCTGTTTGTCCATATTGATGATAATATGAGGAAAGCTTTTGAAGAAGTTATGCAGGTTATCAGTAAAAATTCAGATGAAATTTTGGAGGAAAAAGAATAATGGAAACAATAATGACTATTCTGGTTACATTTTTTGCAGGTATGGGTGCAGGACTTGGAACAGGATTTGCAGGAATGAGTGCTGCCGCCGTTATCAGTCCGATGTTGATTACTTTTTTAGGTATTGACCCTTATATGGCAGTCGGTATTGCACTTTCTTCTGATGTGTTGGCAAGTGCAGTTTCCGCCTATACTTATCATAAAAATAAGAATCTGGACATTAAAAACGGATTAATTATGATGGCAAGTGTGCTTGTTTTTACAGTTGTCGGAAGCTATGTGGCAAGTACTCTGCCATCCGCAACAATGGGCGGTTTCTCGGTATTTATGACGTTTCTGCTTGGAATAAAATTTATTGTTCGTCCTGTTATGAACACTAAAGAATCTATGGCGGAAACATCAGCGAAAAAACGTGCTATACAGTCCATTATCTGTGGAATTATTATTGGTTTTATTTGCGGATTTGTTGGTGCAGGGGGCGGAATGATGATGCTTCTGATTCTGACCAGCGTTATGGGATGTGAATTAAAAACCGCTGTAGGCACAAGTGTATTTATTATGACTTTTACCGCATTGACGGGTGCTGTATCGCATTTTACAATTGGCGGAACACCGGATATTCTGACATGGGTATTGTGCATTGTGTTTACGCTGATATGGGCAAGAATTGCGGCAGTATTTGCAAATAAGGCAAAGCCAAAAACATTAAATCGTGCTACAGGTATTATTCTTGTGGTGCTTGGTGTCGTTATTATGGGATTTCGATTTCTGCACTAACTTTTAAATATCCACCGCATTCCTCGTCTGCCTATAAATCTCCAGCCGTGACAGTGCTTTCGGACTATTGTTGGTCTGATTTACTGTGCGGCTGTTGTCATTATAGTAGTTATTTACCACTGAGCCGTTTGCATCACGGCTCAAAACCGCTCATTGACTTTTGAGAGTGGAATGTGATATAATTGGGTATATGCTGTAGGGCGTGACAGCCCTATAAATCGGGATTTGATGAGGTTATCAAATAGTTCTAACTCTTCTTTTTTGTAGTTTACTATAGCATTAATTCTATCAAGGATCTCAACACATTTTATTTGTTCTTGATACGATAGATTCTTAATCTTTGTTTCTGCTAAAGTCCCTTTATTGATTGCTTTAAATGTACTTCCTGTACCTTTATTTTGAAGTTCTTCAGTCCTATATTTCAAGTTATAATATACAAATTTGAGGTTAACATTTTCTTTTATGGTTATTCCAGCTAGACCCCTACCAATACAGCACTTTTCAGTAGAAAAATTAAGTGCACCTATTGGTGCTCTTACAGAAATCAGTAATGAATCTCCTTCAACTACTTTTTTAGGTTCCGTACACCACTTTCTAACTTTTGGATATAACTCACCAAAGTCAGCATTTCCCTGAAAGAAAGGTAGTCCTTCTTTGTCTTCATTATAACTACTAGAGTTGGGTGATTGTCCCATATTTAGCTCGCATATTTCTTGTAATTCAATCCTGTCTTCTCTCATAATCATCCCTACAAATCTAAATTTAGCAGCGTCTTCAATTCTGCTTTTAAATTATCAATTTCACTATCAATTTCATCAATTCTGTTCATTATTACTGAAGGTTTTTCATATTCTACCCTGTCATATTCAACTTCTTTGTACTTGTTGATTGAGAGGTCATATCCATTGTCTTTAATTTCTTTTTTTGTAACATAGAACGACTTTTCAGTTCGTTTTCTGTTCTTTTCATTCTCTAGATTATGATAACGGCTGATAATATCAGGAATATCATTACTGTCGACTGGTTGACGCTTATCATCCAGTGACAACCCATCTGCATGCATATCATAAAACCACACATTATCTGTGCCACCTGCACCTGTCTTTGTAAATATCATGATAGCAGTTGAAACCCCTGCATATGGTTTGAAGACACCACTTGGCATGGAAATAATGCCATGTAAATGATGGTTTTCAACGATTTCTTTTCGAATGGATTTATGAGCATTAGAACTACCAAAAAGGACACCATCTGGCACAATAGACGCACAGCGACCACCTTTTTTAAGCGTTCTAAGGAATAATGCTAAAAAAAGGAGTTCTGTTTTTTTCGTTTTAGTGATTTTAAGTAAATCTGCAGCCACACTTTCATGATCAAGTGAGCCTTTAAAAGGTGGATTGGCAAGAACTAATGTATATTTTTCATCATCAATGTTCTTTTCCGATAAAGAATCTCTATATTCAATATTTGGTTTTTCAACACCATGAAGCATCATGTTCATGGCACCAATACGAAGCATGGTTCTGTCCATATCGTTACCAAAAAACATATCGTTGTTATAGTGGTCTTTTAATTCTTTTATGGCAAACAAATCTTCATTGTTTCTTTTAAGGTATTCGCCTGCCTCTACTAAGAAACCGGCTGAGCCTGCTGCAGGGTCAACAATAATATCTGTTGGAGTTGGTTGCATCAGCTCCACCATCATTTTGATGATATGTCTTGGGGTTCTAAACTGTCCATTGGTTCCTGCTGTTGTAATCAAGAAATACAGTGGCTGTGTTCTAGCATCACCAGACCCCTTGGTCATAACATCAAAGAGTTTTCTATTAGGCTGAGTGTGCAACTCATCAAAGACCACCCCATGGATATTAAAGCCATGCTTTGAGTAGGCTTCAGCTGACAGCACCTGATAAAAGCTATTGGTAGGTTGAAAAACGATCCGTTTTGTTGCCGACAGAATCTTAACCCGTTTACTCAGTGCTGGGCTCATACGAACCATATCAGCAGCTACTTCAAATACGATGGATGCTTGTTGCCTGTCAGCGGCACAGCCATAAACCTCGGCTCTTTCTTCGCCATCACCACAAGTAAGCAGTAATGCGACAGCTGCTGCTAGTTCTGATTTCCCCATTTTCTTTGGAATCTCAATATAGGCTGTATTAAATTGTCGATAGCCATTGGGCTTAAGCGTTCCAAACAAATCTCTAATAATTTGCTCTTGCCAATCAATGAGTTCAAATGGTTTTCCAGACCACTTTCCCTTGGTATGGCTTAAGCACTCAATAAAGTTGACCGCATAGTCTGCAGCATCTTGATCATAAATGGAGTCCTTCGCCATAAAAGGAGTCGGCTTATACTTCTTTAATTTCCTGATTGCGGTCACCTCCCTTCAAAATGAGCATAAAAATAGACCTGCATCCAGCAAGCCTTATTACACTTTCTATACGAGAAACAGAGCCAATGTTGGCACTGTCCTCTGTTACTATTTAGTTGTGTTCTAGCAATAAGATTGCAAGCGCAATTTCTGCATCCTCATCCACAGGTTCAATGTCCCAACCACGGTCATAATTTGCAATGATCTCTCCCTTGCGCTTAAGCATCAGCTTTGAGATGCGTCCATTGTCAATGCCAAATTTTGAAA encodes the following:
- a CDS encoding sulfite exporter TauE/SafE family protein, with the protein product METIMTILVTFFAGMGAGLGTGFAGMSAAAVISPMLITFLGIDPYMAVGIALSSDVLASAVSAYTYHKNKNLDIKNGLIMMASVLVFTVVGSYVASTLPSATMGGFSVFMTFLLGIKFIVRPVMNTKESMAETSAKKRAIQSIICGIIIGFICGFVGAGGGMMMLLILTSVMGCELKTAVGTSVFIMTFTALTGAVSHFTIGGTPDILTWVLCIVFTLIWARIAAVFANKAKPKTLNRATGIILVVLGVVIMGFRFLH
- a CDS encoding MarR family transcriptional regulator; translation: MNFSIEIPRKISLAYSKVCKPLCKELGLSQTAFDILMFLGNNPKYKNARDIVEIRHIKANLVSVNVERLVQEGYLTRQAVEGDRRKTELLCTKKAKPIIERGQQLQKMFFEKLFVHIDDNMRKAFEEVMQVISKNSDEILEEKE